A genomic segment from Anaerococcus urinomassiliensis encodes:
- a CDS encoding class I SAM-dependent DNA methyltransferase → MNNQEIVAKLWNMANILRDDGITYQDYVTELTYILFLKMMKEQNTEDIIPEKYRWDKLIEKEGLELMEYYKKLLLDLGNPKIAQNDKLNSIYKNASTSIDEPKNLEKIIKSIDQLDWYSAKHEGLGALYEGLLEKNANEKKSGAGQYFTPRPLIETMVYLIDPDKGERINDPAAGTFGFGVASDRHIRDKYDNYFSLSPEEVDFQKNEAISGMELVADTHRLATMNALLHDIDGKLVQGDSLSSNGKWMKNLDVVLTNPPFGTKRGGERATRDDLTYTTSNKQLNFLQVIYNSLKADGKARAAVVLPDNVLFESGVGEDIRKDLFDKCNVHTILRLPKGIFYAQGVATNVLFFTRGQGDKDNTKETYIYDMRNNMRKFGKTNPLTKADFDEFIKIYKRDDMDSREETYSSENPNARWRKFSVDEFKQRPNFNIDISWIQEVDDRPDYSIEDMIEILTEKRDRLTEATSDLIDILGELV, encoded by the coding sequence ATGAACAACCAAGAAATAGTAGCAAAGCTCTGGAACATGGCCAACATCCTAAGAGATGATGGTATCACCTACCAAGACTATGTCACAGAGCTTACCTACATACTCTTTCTCAAAATGATGAAAGAGCAAAATACCGAAGATATAATCCCAGAAAAATACAGGTGGGATAAGCTTATAGAAAAAGAGGGCCTAGAGCTAATGGAATACTACAAAAAACTACTCCTAGATCTAGGCAATCCAAAGATAGCACAAAATGACAAGCTAAACTCCATCTACAAAAACGCCTCCACATCTATAGACGAGCCAAAAAACCTAGAAAAGATCATAAAGTCTATAGACCAACTAGATTGGTACTCAGCCAAACACGAGGGCCTAGGAGCTCTTTATGAGGGCCTACTAGAAAAAAACGCCAACGAGAAAAAATCTGGTGCCGGCCAATACTTCACCCCTCGCCCACTAATTGAAACCATGGTTTACCTCATAGATCCAGATAAGGGCGAGAGAATTAACGACCCTGCAGCAGGAACTTTTGGATTTGGTGTGGCAAGTGATAGGCATATAAGAGATAAGTACGACAACTACTTTTCCCTTAGTCCTGAAGAAGTAGACTTCCAAAAAAACGAGGCAATCAGTGGCATGGAGCTGGTAGCAGATACCCACAGACTAGCTACTATGAATGCCCTCCTTCACGACATAGACGGCAAACTAGTCCAAGGCGACTCCCTATCAAGTAACGGCAAGTGGATGAAAAACCTCGATGTAGTCCTCACCAACCCACCCTTTGGAACCAAAAGAGGTGGAGAGCGTGCAACCCGTGACGACCTCACCTACACCACCAGCAACAAGCAACTAAACTTCCTCCAAGTCATCTACAATTCACTAAAAGCAGATGGCAAGGCAAGAGCTGCCGTTGTCCTACCAGACAATGTCCTCTTCGAATCAGGAGTAGGAGAAGACATCAGAAAAGACCTATTTGACAAGTGCAATGTCCACACCATACTCAGACTCCCAAAAGGCATATTTTACGCCCAAGGAGTAGCAACCAACGTCCTATTTTTCACCAGAGGTCAAGGAGATAAGGACAATACCAAAGAAACCTACATCTACGATATGCGCAACAACATGAGGAAATTTGGCAAAACGAATCCACTAACCAAGGCTGACTTTGACGAATTTATCAAGATCTACAAAAGAGATGATATGGATTCGAGAGAAGAAACATACAGCTCTGAGAATCCAAATGCTAGGTGGAGGAAATTTAGCGTAGATGAATTTAAGCAAAGACCAAACTTCAACATAGATATCAGCTGGATACAAGAAGTAGACGATAGGCCAGACTACTCTATAGAAGATATGATAGAAATCCTCACAGAAAAAAGAGACAGACTAACAGAAGCCACAAGTGATTTAATAGATATACTAGGAGAATTGGTGTGA
- a CDS encoding methylated-DNA--[protein]-cysteine S-methyltransferase codes for MTNKNAYYKSDLGIIKIIYDQNLIGIELTEKVKGENHKSDLSDKIYEQINGYLKGKVKTFDIYDSLQISGTAFQKSVWEELIKIPYGETKTYKEIAQKINKPKAVRAVANAIGKNPFFIIIPCHRVIRNDGTMGGFAYGPDTKEKLLDLENKY; via the coding sequence ATGACAAATAAGAATGCATATTACAAAAGCGATCTTGGGATAATAAAGATAATATATGATCAAAATTTGATAGGTATAGAGCTAACAGAAAAAGTTAAAGGAGAAAACCATAAATCAGACCTAAGTGATAAGATCTATGAACAAATAAATGGATACTTAAAAGGCAAGGTTAAAACATTTGATATCTATGATTCTTTGCAAATATCAGGCACTGCTTTCCAAAAAAGTGTGTGGGAAGAACTAATAAAAATCCCCTACGGAGAAACTAAAACCTACAAAGAAATCGCCCAGAAAATAAATAAGCCCAAAGCCGTACGCGCCGTGGCAAATGCAATAGGCAAAAACCCCTTTTTTATAATAATTCCCTGCCACAGGGTCATAAGAAATGATGGCACAATGGGAGGCTTTGCCTACGGTCCTGATACAAAAGAAAAATTGTTGGACTTGGAGAATAAATACTAA
- a CDS encoding flavocytochrome c produces MKNLKTLAMALALTLSLASCGNQTQNQTKNDSQVSEETQSENSKERAEETSEDKTETADYSDIQGTYNGKATGYGSDIEVAVDIENGVITDIKTTENETKAVGSQALEKMKERVIRSNSIDVDRVSGATISSAAFLSAIDEALQTAGIDADKLAKEDTEDEKKDSYDTSVVVVGAGGAGLSTAIELAQKGVDVMVVEKAGITGGNTAYASAGMNAAETRLQKENNVPDTVDLFVKDTMEGGKNLNNPDLVNILASQSSDAIDWLEENGVVFKQLKFSGGQSEMRTHAPLNDEGKSIPVGSYLVDKLTQKANELGIEIVYDAKVNEVIMEDGKAKGVKAETRDGSITVNADAVVIASGGFGGNMDLVTHYNPDLEGYVSTNAKSIEGDAIGFLEEIGANFIDMDQIQIHPTVYQKNGSLISEGLRGEGAILVNSKGERFYNELETRDNVSAAILDQDGKNAWLIVDQGMYDQSATIQKYAEKGYMEEASDMKALAELIGCDEETITKTIEGWNEIVKNNQDPDFGRQGMDTVTSDLSKAPYYAVQIAPGIHHTMGGVEVNTKSEVIDKDGNPIPGLYAAGEVTGGVHGANRLGGNAITDIVVFGRNAAKNASEYIGQ; encoded by the coding sequence ATGAAAAATCTTAAAACTCTAGCAATGGCATTGGCCCTAACTTTAAGCTTGGCATCTTGTGGCAATCAAACACAGAATCAAACAAAAAACGATAGCCAAGTAAGTGAGGAGACACAAAGCGAAAATTCAAAAGAAAGAGCAGAAGAAACATCAGAAGATAAAACTGAAACAGCTGATTATTCAGACATACAAGGTACATATAATGGCAAGGCTACTGGCTATGGATCAGACATAGAAGTAGCTGTTGATATTGAAAACGGCGTAATAACTGACATAAAAACAACAGAAAACGAAACAAAGGCGGTAGGTTCCCAAGCTCTTGAAAAGATGAAAGAAAGAGTAATCAGATCTAATAGCATAGACGTAGATAGGGTATCTGGAGCGACTATTTCTTCAGCAGCATTTTTATCAGCCATAGACGAGGCTTTGCAAACAGCAGGAATTGATGCTGATAAACTTGCCAAAGAAGATACTGAAGATGAGAAAAAAGATTCTTATGATACAAGCGTTGTAGTAGTAGGAGCTGGTGGTGCTGGACTTTCTACAGCAATTGAGCTTGCTCAAAAGGGTGTAGATGTTATGGTTGTTGAAAAAGCAGGCATTACAGGTGGTAATACTGCCTATGCATCAGCAGGAATGAACGCCGCAGAAACACGCCTACAAAAAGAAAATAATGTGCCAGATACAGTGGATCTTTTCGTAAAAGATACTATGGAAGGTGGCAAAAACTTAAATAACCCAGACCTAGTAAATATTCTAGCAAGTCAATCTTCAGATGCCATAGACTGGCTAGAAGAAAATGGAGTTGTCTTCAAACAATTGAAATTTTCTGGTGGACAAAGTGAGATGAGAACCCATGCTCCACTAAATGATGAGGGCAAATCTATCCCGGTTGGTTCATACTTGGTAGACAAATTGACCCAAAAAGCCAATGAACTTGGCATAGAAATAGTATATGATGCCAAGGTAAATGAAGTTATCATGGAAGATGGAAAGGCAAAGGGAGTAAAGGCAGAAACAAGAGATGGTTCTATCACAGTAAATGCCGATGCAGTAGTAATAGCAAGTGGTGGTTTTGGTGGCAACATGGACCTAGTAACTCACTACAATCCTGATCTAGAAGGCTATGTATCAACTAATGCCAAATCAATAGAAGGTGACGCTATTGGCTTCTTGGAAGAAATTGGTGCAAACTTCATAGATATGGACCAAATCCAAATTCACCCAACAGTTTACCAAAAAAATGGATCGCTAATATCTGAAGGTTTACGTGGAGAAGGAGCAATCCTTGTAAATAGCAAGGGAGAAAGATTCTACAACGAACTAGAAACAAGAGATAATGTATCAGCTGCTATCCTTGACCAAGATGGCAAAAACGCATGGCTAATAGTTGACCAAGGAATGTATGACCAATCAGCAACTATACAAAAATACGCAGAAAAAGGCTATATGGAAGAAGCAAGTGATATGAAAGCCTTGGCTGAACTAATAGGATGTGATGAAGAAACTATTACTAAAACGATAGAAGGCTGGAATGAGATTGTTAAAAACAACCAAGACCCAGACTTTGGACGCCAAGGTATGGATACAGTAACAAGTGATCTATCCAAGGCTCCATACTATGCAGTACAAATAGCACCAGGTATCCACCACACCATGGGCGGAGTTGAAGTAAACACAAAATCTGAAGTAATAGACAAAGATGGAAATCCAATCCCAGGATTATATGCAGCAGGTGAAGTCACAGGAGGAGTTCACGGAGCAAACAGATTAGGCGGTAACGCGATCACAGATATAGTAGTATTTGGTAGAAATGCTGCCAAAAACGCAAGTGAATATATAGGTCAATAA
- the radA gene encoding DNA repair protein RadA translates to MAKIKKAYECSNCGHREAHWAGQCPSCGKWGTLAEVTVKETKASSSGLIDDKTSKKLKAIMVDSNSRIRSDFEEFDRAVGGGLVPDSVSILTARPGAGKSTLLLQLSKSYADRGLKVLYVSGEESESQIKSRADRIMESLPENVWVLSTNSMDSAISEIKKIDADIIFLDSIQTFTLAEFDNKAGSPTQTIEVANKAVEIAKDEEKKRAVIMIGHMTKSGEMAGLRTLEHLVDTVLVLDGQSDEDLRVLTSTKNRFGRTGEIGLFSMTEDGLVEITNPSEYFITQRENEIEGSAISVTKEGSRLLEVEIESLVSKSFLPYPQRIGDSLRKDDLNTLISILQERAGLNLFDYNVIIKTTGGLKLSEPSVNLAIMISIASSLLKKPVDDKTVFIAEVGLTGELKKVPQIKQRVKELQRLGYKKCYVAKNSLDLKDFADIKVLQMTNIKDVISDLFY, encoded by the coding sequence ATGGCAAAAATTAAGAAAGCTTACGAGTGCTCCAATTGTGGCCATAGGGAAGCTCACTGGGCTGGCCAATGTCCATCTTGTGGTAAGTGGGGGACTTTGGCTGAAGTTACCGTAAAGGAAACTAAGGCAAGTTCTAGTGGGCTTATCGATGATAAAACTTCCAAAAAGTTAAAGGCTATCATGGTAGATTCTAATTCAAGGATTAGGTCTGATTTTGAAGAATTTGACAGAGCTGTGGGCGGAGGTCTTGTCCCAGATAGCGTTTCAATACTAACAGCCCGCCCAGGAGCTGGTAAGTCAACCCTCTTGCTCCAACTTTCCAAATCCTATGCCGATAGGGGGCTAAAAGTTCTCTATGTTTCTGGCGAGGAATCCGAAAGTCAGATCAAATCACGTGCTGATAGGATTATGGAAAGTTTGCCGGAAAATGTATGGGTCCTTTCGACAAATTCTATGGATAGTGCAATTAGTGAGATTAAAAAAATAGATGCAGATATAATATTTCTAGACTCTATACAAACTTTTACCCTGGCAGAATTTGACAACAAGGCAGGAAGTCCGACCCAAACTATAGAAGTTGCAAATAAGGCTGTAGAAATCGCCAAGGACGAGGAGAAAAAAAGAGCAGTCATAATGATTGGCCATATGACTAAGTCTGGCGAAATGGCAGGTCTTCGTACTTTAGAGCACTTGGTCGATACAGTCTTGGTCCTAGATGGACAAAGCGACGAAGACCTAAGGGTTCTCACATCGACTAAAAACAGATTTGGCAGAACTGGTGAGATTGGCCTATTTTCAATGACAGAAGATGGACTAGTAGAAATAACAAATCCTAGCGAGTACTTCATCACCCAAAGGGAAAATGAAATCGAAGGCTCAGCTATTTCTGTCACCAAGGAAGGTTCTAGACTCCTAGAAGTAGAAATAGAATCTCTAGTTTCCAAGTCATTTTTGCCATATCCCCAAAGGATAGGAGATTCGCTCAGAAAGGATGACCTCAATACGCTAATTTCTATACTTCAAGAGCGAGCAGGTCTAAATCTTTTTGATTACAATGTGATAATAAAAACAACAGGTGGCCTAAAGCTTTCTGAACCATCGGTAAATCTTGCTATAATGATTTCAATTGCCTCTTCATTACTAAAAAAACCGGTTGACGACAAGACAGTATTTATAGCTGAAGTAGGTCTAACCGGAGAGCTTAAAAAAGTTCCTCAAATCAAACAAAGAGTAAAAGAGCTTCAAAGGCTTGGCTACAAGAAATGCTATGTGGCAAAAAACTCTCTTGATCTTAAAGACTTTGCTGATATAAAGGTATTGCAAATGACAAATATAAAGGATGTAATAAGCGACTTGTTTTATTGA
- a CDS encoding glutamate-cysteine ligase family protein, translated as MDYEEKIKKLAEYIRSGEKNKDEFKVGFEIEHFVVDKESLESTSYDANISSIMEEMVGMGYEGIYENGHIMGLSGDGVSVSIEPASQFEVAFDSSRSVDELYDNYKKIMTELVPLFENRGLLMAEVGYHPKSKIDEIPIIPKKRYDYMYKYFADYGGSMAHNMMKGSTSLQVAIDYEDEADFRMKYFVANALSVFLYSVFDNSYIFEGEVYQKRNLRQTIWENCDKDRTGIYSFSFDKDLSYETYARKILETPSIFINKDGADIYTGKTPFAEIFDDDMSEEMIYHALSIVFPDVRVKKYIEIRMPDNIPYPYNFAGIALIKNIFYDKDILTYLYKEFADMDYDKAQSLKEMATKEGINAIYKDKKIYEWVLDIMGKIKNDRKFIDPLKELLEKQMTPRDIYESLYKEDPQKAIYEFSVNSFIKDNYGKN; from the coding sequence ATGGACTACGAAGAAAAGATTAAAAAATTAGCTGAATATATTCGTTCAGGTGAAAAAAATAAAGATGAGTTCAAAGTGGGTTTTGAGATTGAACACTTTGTTGTCGATAAAGAAAGTTTAGAAAGTACTTCTTATGATGCTAATATATCTTCTATCATGGAAGAAATGGTGGGAATGGGCTATGAGGGAATCTATGAAAATGGCCACATCATGGGCTTAAGTGGCGACGGAGTTAGTGTTTCCATAGAACCAGCTAGCCAATTTGAAGTGGCTTTTGATTCTAGTAGGTCAGTTGATGAGCTATATGATAATTATAAGAAAATCATGACTGAGCTTGTTCCTCTTTTTGAAAATAGGGGACTTTTAATGGCAGAAGTTGGCTATCATCCAAAGTCAAAGATTGATGAAATCCCAATCATTCCTAAAAAACGCTATGACTATATGTACAAGTATTTTGCTGACTACGGTGGATCTATGGCCCATAATATGATGAAGGGGTCAACCAGCCTACAAGTTGCCATAGACTATGAGGATGAAGCAGATTTTAGGATGAAATACTTTGTGGCAAATGCACTTTCTGTATTTTTATATAGTGTTTTTGATAATTCCTATATTTTTGAGGGGGAAGTTTACCAAAAAAGGAATCTCCGTCAAACAATTTGGGAAAACTGCGACAAGGATAGGACTGGGATATATTCTTTCTCCTTTGATAAAGACCTATCTTATGAGACCTATGCAAGAAAAATACTAGAAACTCCTAGCATCTTTATAAATAAGGATGGAGCTGATATTTATACAGGAAAGACTCCTTTTGCTGAAATTTTTGATGATGATATGTCTGAGGAGATGATTTACCATGCCCTATCAATTGTATTTCCAGATGTTAGAGTCAAAAAATATATAGAAATTCGTATGCCTGACAATATCCCATATCCATATAATTTTGCTGGTATTGCCCTTATTAAAAATATTTTCTATGATAAGGACATTCTAACATACCTTTACAAAGAATTTGCTGATATGGACTATGATAAGGCCCAAAGCTTAAAAGAAATGGCAACAAAAGAAGGCATCAATGCCATTTACAAGGACAAAAAAATCTATGAATGGGTCTTAGATATCATGGGAAAAATCAAAAATGATAGGAAATTTATAGATCCACTAAAGGAACTTTTGGAAAAACAAATGACTCCAAGAGATATATACGAAAGTTTATACAAAGAAGACCCTCAAAAAGCAATTTATGAATTTTCTGTAAATAGCTTTATCAAGGATAATTATGGCAAAAATTAA
- the hsdR gene encoding type I restriction-modification system endonuclease → MSTNFEVLKENWPYLYKLASLAEDYVYTDPQGSVSKIRLLAERYTSLIGKVERINFPPGNDNQFSKLKILEGEDILDDDKIRQAFHNIRKEGNQAVHYQYDDTDKAMAILREAHYLTNWFVEVYGNYDIDTNPNFINPVRIIEKQEEISKEDEKEFSNSLMELEKKTSSLTEEELTRQANIRRRKSRSFTNSDLNEADTRTLLIDPKLRQAGWIADSKSINWQVGTRPEDGKNMAIAEVPVKNGKADYMLFLGLKPVGIVEAKKFGKDISQDLEQGKIYAKNLKSLSFYQGVEDDKVADSQGQSYETKEIPFIYASNGREYLKQLESKSGIWYLDNGNKSIAKPIGSFHSPENLKQILDQRIKEAESKLKTEEYPDFASRYYQKEAVAAVDNALINGKDRMLLALATGTGKTRLAISIMYRFIKSKRFRRILFLVDRKSLGIQTQDALKDIEVEGKSISDIYNIKELYDVNPDIETKIQVATVQGMVQRLFYQEDDSKIPKAGDYDFIIVDEAHRGYVEDRDMTDDELNFASSETYISQYRRVIDYFDAKILGLTATPALHTTEIFGPPIYTYTYKQAVIDGYLVDYGAPISMKTLLNQNGIKFDKDQEVEVYRKDTGTIEKYLLEDELNFDVESFNKTVLTESFNRVILNELTNYISPNGPGKTLIFAASDNHADMIVNMLKEAYLDNGFDISDDSIQKITGSIYNQDKVIRQFKNEKNPNIAVTVDLLTTGIDVPEITNLVFLRRVRSRILFEQMIGRATRLAPDIGKDYFTVYDPVRLFEFLEDVSDMKPVVKKPHQSIEDILVDIENVQSLDQFTYHKEELIGKLQRKKQRLSEESIKELEESLDLDSLDDFLRDVKDMDQQKILAFGEYFKKIEAKRNSSSYQYIISHHEDEIIEVGPDYGKDAKKPGDYLEEFKKFILENIDLIPALNIVVTSPKDLTYKDLKQIELVLKDANFDTRKLNDAWNESKKDYITADIISFIRTAALGEELLDHEDKIRKVMRKVYGMAKWNPMQMDLLKKIETQLLASPVLAPSAKEYFDTTEVWRQQGGYNFMEQRFGNQIDTIIKTINENLYAA, encoded by the coding sequence ATGTCAACAAACTTTGAGGTCCTAAAAGAAAACTGGCCATATCTATACAAGCTGGCAAGCTTAGCTGAAGACTATGTATATACTGATCCCCAAGGTTCTGTTTCAAAAATCAGATTGCTTGCTGAAAGATATACCTCCCTTATAGGCAAAGTAGAGAGAATAAACTTCCCTCCTGGTAATGACAATCAATTTAGCAAGCTAAAGATTTTGGAAGGTGAAGATATTTTGGACGATGATAAAATCCGTCAGGCCTTCCATAATATCAGAAAAGAGGGAAACCAAGCCGTTCACTATCAGTATGATGATACTGATAAAGCTATGGCTATTTTAAGAGAAGCTCATTATTTGACCAACTGGTTTGTAGAAGTCTATGGAAACTATGATATAGACACCAATCCAAACTTCATCAATCCAGTTAGAATAATAGAAAAACAAGAAGAAATAAGCAAGGAAGATGAAAAAGAGTTCAGCAACTCTCTTATGGAACTAGAAAAGAAAACGTCCTCCTTGACCGAAGAAGAACTCACCAGACAGGCCAATATCCGCCGTCGCAAATCACGCTCTTTCACAAACTCTGATCTTAACGAAGCTGATACACGTACCCTGCTTATTGACCCAAAATTGCGCCAAGCAGGATGGATTGCCGATAGTAAAAGTATCAACTGGCAAGTAGGTACTAGACCAGAAGATGGCAAAAATATGGCTATAGCTGAAGTCCCAGTAAAAAATGGCAAGGCTGATTACATGCTTTTCTTGGGTCTAAAACCAGTGGGTATCGTTGAAGCAAAGAAATTTGGCAAAGATATCTCCCAAGATCTAGAACAAGGCAAGATATATGCCAAAAACCTCAAGTCTTTAAGCTTTTACCAAGGAGTAGAAGATGACAAAGTTGCTGATAGTCAAGGCCAAAGCTATGAAACAAAGGAAATTCCATTTATCTACGCATCAAATGGCAGAGAATACTTAAAGCAACTAGAAAGCAAGTCTGGAATTTGGTATTTAGATAATGGCAATAAATCAATAGCAAAACCAATAGGTAGCTTCCACTCTCCAGAAAACTTAAAGCAAATCCTTGACCAGCGCATCAAAGAAGCGGAAAGCAAGTTAAAAACAGAAGAGTATCCAGACTTTGCTAGTAGATACTATCAAAAAGAAGCAGTGGCAGCTGTGGATAATGCCCTCATCAATGGCAAAGACCGTATGTTACTAGCACTCGCAACAGGAACAGGAAAGACCAGACTTGCCATAAGCATCATGTATAGATTTATCAAAAGTAAAAGATTTAGGAGAATCCTCTTTTTGGTAGATAGGAAATCTCTAGGAATCCAAACCCAAGATGCCCTAAAGGACATAGAAGTAGAAGGCAAGTCCATATCAGATATCTATAACATCAAAGAGCTTTACGATGTAAATCCAGATATAGAAACCAAGATCCAAGTAGCTACAGTTCAAGGTATGGTCCAAAGGTTATTCTACCAAGAAGACGATAGTAAAATACCTAAGGCAGGCGACTATGATTTTATCATAGTAGACGAAGCCCACAGAGGCTATGTCGAAGATAGGGATATGACAGATGATGAACTAAACTTTGCCTCAAGTGAAACATACATCAGCCAATACAGGAGAGTAATAGATTATTTTGATGCCAAAATCTTGGGACTAACAGCAACACCTGCCCTTCATACAACAGAAATATTTGGTCCGCCAATCTACACCTACACTTATAAGCAAGCGGTTATAGATGGTTATCTAGTAGACTATGGAGCCCCAATTAGTATGAAAACCCTGCTCAATCAAAACGGCATCAAATTTGATAAAGACCAAGAAGTTGAAGTCTACAGAAAAGACACAGGCACAATAGAAAAATACCTCCTAGAAGATGAACTAAACTTTGATGTGGAATCTTTCAACAAAACCGTCCTTACAGAATCCTTTAACAGGGTAATACTTAACGAGCTAACCAACTACATTAGCCCAAATGGTCCAGGCAAAACTTTGATATTTGCAGCTTCAGACAACCATGCTGATATGATAGTAAATATGCTCAAAGAAGCTTACTTAGATAATGGCTTTGATATAAGTGATGATAGTATCCAAAAAATAACCGGTTCTATCTATAACCAAGACAAGGTCATCAGACAATTTAAGAACGAAAAAAATCCAAATATAGCAGTAACTGTAGACCTCTTAACTACCGGCATAGACGTGCCAGAGATTACAAATCTAGTATTTTTGAGAAGAGTTCGCTCACGTATACTCTTTGAACAAATGATCGGTAGAGCTACAAGGCTTGCCCCAGACATAGGCAAGGACTACTTCACTGTCTATGACCCAGTCAGATTGTTCGAATTCCTAGAAGATGTATCGGACATGAAGCCAGTAGTCAAAAAACCACACCAAAGTATAGAAGACATACTAGTAGATATAGAAAATGTCCAAAGTCTAGACCAATTTACCTACCACAAAGAGGAACTTATAGGCAAACTTCAAAGAAAGAAACAAAGACTTTCTGAGGAAAGTATAAAAGAGCTTGAAGAAAGCTTAGATCTAGACAGTCTCGATGATTTCTTAAGAGATGTCAAAGACATGGATCAACAAAAGATCCTAGCTTTTGGCGAATATTTCAAAAAAATAGAAGCAAAGAGAAATTCATCATCCTACCAATACATCATCTCCCACCATGAAGATGAGATTATAGAAGTAGGACCTGACTACGGCAAAGATGCCAAAAAACCTGGCGATTACCTAGAAGAATTCAAGAAATTCATCCTAGAAAACATAGACCTAATACCTGCCTTAAACATAGTAGTAACAAGTCCAAAAGACCTTACCTACAAAGACTTAAAGCAGATAGAACTAGTCCTCAAAGATGCAAACTTTGACACCAGAAAGCTAAACGACGCCTGGAATGAAAGCAAAAAAGACTATATAACAGCAGATATCATATCCTTTATAAGAACAGCAGCCCTAGGAGAAGAACTCCTAGATCACGAAGATAAAATAAGAAAAGTAATGAGAAAAGTTTATGGTATGGCTAAGTGGAATCCAATGCAAATGGACCTACTAAAGAAAATCGAGACCCAGCTATTAGCCTCTCCAGTACTTGCCCCAAGTGCCAAAGAGTACTTTGACACAACAGAAGTATGGAGGCAGCAAGGTGGCTATAACTTTATGGAACAAAGATTTGGCAATCAAATAGATACAATAATAAAGACCATAAATGAAAATCTATACGCAGCATAG
- a CDS encoding FMN-binding protein, whose protein sequence is MKNLNKFALVAAMAFTFAACGNNANEAKPADDAAKSTETTEETVPAEEAAPKVGEATAAGYGGDIKVTVHFGKDGKIESIDTDHTETEGVGADAIPELEKAVVEANGTEGVDNVSGATVTSEAFKAAVDEAIVNAK, encoded by the coding sequence ATGAAAAACTTAAACAAATTTGCCCTAGTAGCAGCTATGGCATTCACATTTGCAGCTTGTGGAAACAATGCAAATGAAGCAAAACCTGCTGATGATGCAGCAAAATCAACAGAAACAACAGAAGAAACTGTTCCAGCAGAAGAAGCAGCACCAAAAGTAGGTGAAGCAACAGCTGCAGGTTACGGTGGAGACATAAAAGTAACAGTTCACTTTGGTAAAGATGGAAAAATCGAATCAATCGATACAGACCATACAGAAACAGAAGGTGTAGGAGCAGACGCTATTCCAGAACTAGAAAAAGCTGTTGTTGAAGCTAACGGCACAGAAGGCGTTGATAACGTATCTGGAGCTACAGTAACATCTGAAGCATTCAAAGCAGCAGTTGACGAAGCAATAGTAAATGCAAAATAA